DNA sequence from the Raineyella sp. LH-20 genome:
GCATCGCCAGGTCGGCGCCGAGCACCTGCCGCCCGTCGGTCCATCGGGCCTCGGACCAGCCGTACAGCACCGCGGTGCCGCCGGCGGCGTCGCGGCCCAGCGCCTCGTGCACGACGATGTCCAGGTTGTGGCCGATCTCCAGACGGCGGAACACCTTGAGGATCAGTGCCTCGCCGTAGAAGACCGAGCTGTTGGACTGTTCGCCGGTGAACGGGCGCGGCCTGAGGTCGGCGGCGGGCAGCGGCACCAGCAGATGGTGGTGGATCGCGCCGGTGTCCGACGACGGGTGGAGGTCCGACGGGCCGGCGGAGGGGGCGGCCGACCCGGCCAAGGCCGTCAGCACGGCCGCCATCGCCTCGGGGTCGCGGGTGGCGTCGGCGACCTCCAGCGGGTCGGCTGCGCCGGTCACCGACGTGTCGTGACACGGGCCGTACGCCCCCGGTGCCTCCGCCGGTCCGGGACGGCGAACGGCGAGCAGGAACTGGTAGGTGTCGGTGGCGACCGGGTGGACGTCGTCGTGGGCGACCACCACCAGCACCGAGCGCACCCCGACCAGGGCCCCTGGGGCCGGATCGTCGCGGTGGACCGTCCACGGCAGCGGAAGGACCCGCACCACCCGGACCGGCCGTCCCTTCCCCGCGAACCACCGCGCCCCGGCCATCACCCGGAGGGCGAGATCAGCGAACCCCTCGGCCATGTCCCACCTCCTCGAGGTCGCGCCCGTCGTCGGTCTCCCCATCATCGGCGCGGTGCCGAGGCGTCACGGCCGGTTCCGGGTGTGTTCCCGACGACACCGGGACCGTGGCCGGGGCCTCCTCCAGCACCAGCCAGGAGAAGCCGTGGCCGGGCAGCTGCAGGGTGTAGGGCTCGTCGCCGATCGGCGGATGGACCTCGGCCCGGGCCAGCCGCCGCGGCGTACGCCCCCGGAAGGCCGACAGATCCAGGGTGACCTGCTGCGGCTCGGGGGAGAGGTTGTTGAGACACAGCACGGTCTCGGCGTCGTCGTGGCGCAGGAAGGCGAAGACCGCCCGGTTCTCCCCACCGAGGTCGGTGAAGTCGCCGGTGCCGAACACCGGATGGGCGCGGCGGATCACCAGCATGGCACGCACCCACTGCAGCAGAGAGCCAGGATCCATCATCTGCGCCTCGACGTTGACGGTCGACCGGTCGTAGGTCGGGTCCACGATCAGCGGCAGGTAGAAGTCGGACTCCGGCGCCGTGGAGAACCCGGCGCCGTGTGCGTCCCGCCACTGCATCGGAGTGCGGACACCGTCGCGGTCGTGCAACCAGATGTTGTCGCCCATGCCGATCTCGTCGCCGTAGTAGAGGCAGGGCGAGCCGGGCAGCGCCAGCAGCAGGGCGTGCAGCAGCCGGACCCGGGCGTGGTCCCCGTCGACCAGGGGCGCCAGCCGCCGCCGGATGCCGATGTTGCAGCGCATCCGCGGGTCGGGGGCGTACTCGGCCCACATGTACTCGCGGTCCTCGTCGGAGACCATCTCCAGGGTGAGCTCGTCGTGGTTGCGCAAGAAGGTGCCCCACTGGCAGCCCTCGGGGATGGCCGGGGTGTCGGCGAGGATCTCCGAGATGCAGGTCCGGTCGGCCTGCCGCAGGCCCATGTAGAGCCGGGGCATCACCGGGAAGTGGAAGGCCATCTGACACTCGTCCCCCTCGCCGAAATACTCGACGACGTCATGCGGCCACTGGTTCGCCTCGCACAGCAGCAGCGTCCCCGGGTAGTGGTCGTCCAGCTCCTTGCGGACGGACTTGAGGAGGGCATGGGTGCCGGGCAGGTTCTCACAGTCGGTGCCGTCGGCCTCGACCAGGTAGGGCACCGCGTCGAGCCGGAACCCGTCGATGCCCATGTCGGCCCAGAACCGCAGCGCGGAGAGCATCTCGTCGAGCACCCGGGGATTCTCGAAATTGAGGTCCGGCTGGTGGCTGTAGAAGCGGTGCCAGAAGTACTGTCCGCGCACCTCGTCGTAGCTCCAGTTGGACTCCTCGGTGTCGACGAAGATGATCCGGGCGTCGAGGTACTCCTCCGGCTGGTCACGCCAGACGTAGTAGTCGCCGTACGGTCCGTCCGGGTCGCGCCGGGACTCCTGGAACCACGGATGGGCCGCCGAGGTGTGGTTCATCACGAAGTCGATGATGATCCGGATGCCCCGCTCGTGGGCCTTCTCGACGAACCCGCGGAAGTCCTCCAG
Encoded proteins:
- the treS gene encoding maltose alpha-D-glucosyltransferase — encoded protein: MTAAADTGWFRTAVFYEVMIRNFSDSDHDGIGDLAGLAERLDYLQWLGIDCLWLPPFFPSPLADGGYDVQDYRDVMPELGTLEDFRGFVEKAHERGIRIIIDFVMNHTSAAHPWFQESRRDPDGPYGDYYVWRDQPEEYLDARIIFVDTEESNWSYDEVRGQYFWHRFYSHQPDLNFENPRVLDEMLSALRFWADMGIDGFRLDAVPYLVEADGTDCENLPGTHALLKSVRKELDDHYPGTLLLCEANQWPHDVVEYFGEGDECQMAFHFPVMPRLYMGLRQADRTCISEILADTPAIPEGCQWGTFLRNHDELTLEMVSDEDREYMWAEYAPDPRMRCNIGIRRRLAPLVDGDHARVRLLHALLLALPGSPCLYYGDEIGMGDNIWLHDRDGVRTPMQWRDAHGAGFSTAPESDFYLPLIVDPTYDRSTVNVEAQMMDPGSLLQWVRAMLVIRRAHPVFGTGDFTDLGGENRAVFAFLRHDDAETVLCLNNLSPEPQQVTLDLSAFRGRTPRRLARAEVHPPIGDEPYTLQLPGHGFSWLVLEEAPATVPVSSGTHPEPAVTPRHRADDGETDDGRDLEEVGHGRGVR